A genomic stretch from Engraulis encrasicolus isolate BLACKSEA-1 chromosome 12, IST_EnEncr_1.0, whole genome shotgun sequence includes:
- the slc1a3b gene encoding solute carrier family 1 member 3b, producing MTKSTGETPRARTPVARLRQNIHMRTMKAKKKVEDLSNADVKTFLRKNAFVLFTVGAVVVGIILGFALRPYGMSYREVKYFSFPGELLMRMLQMLVLPLLVSSLITGMAALDSKASGKMGMRAVVYYMTTTFIAVFIGIIMVLVIHPGKGSKDEFTNRQKIAEVSPADAFLDLIRNMFPPNLVQACTQQFKTQYGKRTVQVTITVNESITNLTNNTQVITREEVIPMPGATNGVNALGLVVFSMCFGLIIGNMKEQGQALRSFFDSLNEAIMKLVSIIMWYAPIGILFLIAGKIVEMDDITQMGGQLGMYTVTVIIGLMIHGMIVLPTLYFLITRKNPLIFITGLLQALITALGTSSSSATLPITFKCLEENNQVDRRVTRFVLPVGATINMDGTALYEALAAIFIAQVNNMDMNFGQIITISITATAASIGAAGIPQAGLVTMVIVLTSVGLPTDDITLIIAVDWFLDRLRTTTNVLGDSIGAGIIEFLSKDELMAKDAEMGNSVVEESSELKKPYQLISTQENEYENERPPPDTETKM from the exons ATGACCAAGAGCACAGGGGAGACCCCGCGGGCGCGCACCCCCGTGGCTCGTCTCCGGCAGAACATCCACATGCGCACCATGAAGGCCAAGAAGAAGGTGGAGGACCTCAGCAACGCCGACGTCAAGACCTTCCTGAGGAAAAACGCCTTTGTGCTTTTCACCGTCGGAGCGGTTGTGGTTG gtatAATCCTGGGTTTCGCTCTGAGGCCCTATGGGATGTCCTATAGAGAGGTGAAGTACTTCTCCTTCCCCGGGGAGCTGCTGATGCGCATGCTGCAGATGCTGGTGCTGCCCCTGCTGGTCTCCAGCCTCATTACAG GCATGGCAGCGCTGGACAGCAAGGCGTCGGGCAAGATGGGCATGCGGGCGGTCGTCTACTACATGACCACCACCTTCATCGCCGTCTTCATCGGCATCATCATGGTGCTCGTCATCCACCCGGGCAAGGGCTCCAAGGACGAGTTCACCAACCGCCAGAAGATCGCCGAGGTCAGCCCCGCTGACGCCTTCCTCGACCTCATCAG aaATATGTTCCCTCCCAACCTCGTCCAAGCTTGCACACAACAG TTCAAGACACAATACGGCAAGCGGACTGTGCAGGTGACCATCACGGTGAACGAGAGCATCACCAACCTGACCAACAACACGCAGGTGATCACTCGAGAGGAGGTCATCCCGATGCCGGGGGCGACCAACGGGGTGAACGCCCTGGGCCTGGTGGTCTTCTCCATGTGCTTCGGCCTCATCATCGGCAACATGAAGGAGCAGGGCCAGGCGCTCCGCAGCTTCTTTGACAGCTTGAACGAGGCCATCATGAAGCTGGTGTCCATCATCATGTG GTACGCCCCGATCGGCATCCTCTTCCTGATCGCCGGCAAGATCGTGGAGATGGACGACATCACGCAGATGGGCGGCCAGCTGGGCATGTACACCGTGACCGTCATCATCGGCCTGATGATCCACGGCATGATCGTGCTGCCCACGCTCTACTTCCTCATCACCCGCAAGAACCCCTTGATCTTCATCACGGGCCTCCTGCAGGCCCTCATCACCGCCCTGGGCACCTCCTCCAG CTCAGCAACTTTACCCATCACCTTCAAATGCCTCGAGGAGAACAACCAAGTGGACAGGAGGGTCACTCGTTTCGTGTTACCAGTGGGTGCAACTATCAATATGGACGGCACAGCGCTGTATGAAGCACTGGCAGCCATATTCATTGCTCAGGTCAACAACATGGACATGAACTTTGGCCAGATCATCACAATCAG CATTACAGCTACGGCGGCTAGCATTGGAGCTGCTGGAATCCCCCAGGCTGGCCTGGTCACCATGGTTATCGTGCTGACCTCTGTGGGTCTTCCAACCGATGACATCACGTTGATCATTGCTGTTGATTGGTTCCT TGACCGGTTACGCACCACCACCAACGTGCTGGGCGACTCCATTGGGGCGGGCATCATCGAGTTCCTCTCCAAGGACGAGCTGATGGCCAAGGACGCGGAGATGGGCAACTCTGTGGTGGAGGAGAGCAGCGAGCTCAAGAAGCCCTACCAGCTCATCTCCACCCAGGAGAACGAGTACGAGAACGAGAGGCCGCCACCCGACACCGAGACCAAGATGTAG